TTTTATGACGCAGATCGCTTTTCCCATCGCTAACTTTCGCGCAAGCCTGGCTGGGCTTATCAATACCATCGCCGGCGAACCACATCACACGGGCTATTTCAGCGCCCTGAAAATTATCGACGTTAAGCTCCCCGAAACCTATGTGTGCGACTTTCAAGGACCACAGTTTGGCGTTCAGAAAATCCGTGAGCGACTCAACGTCTATGACCGTCCGCTCTTTTGCGGTCCGGTGAAACCTTCCGTGGGCCTCACGCCAGATGAATTTGCGAGTCAGGCCTACAAGGCATTCAAGGGGGGCATCGACATCGTCAAAGATGACGAGTTGATCGTAGACACCGCGTATTGCCCGTTTGAGGAACGCGTGCGCAAGACGATGGATGCGGTTAAGCGGATCGAGGATGAAACCGGCAGAGCGCGGCTATACGTGGCCCATATTTCGGCTGACTACGATCAGATGAAACGTTATTACGAGACCGCCCTCCGCTATAACGTGGACGCCGTGATGGTCAGCCCGATGATTGTTGGCTTCCCCAGCCTCCAATGGCTGTCTCGCGAAGAAGGGCTTCCGGTCTTCTCCCATAATGCTTGCATGTCGATGGCAACGCGGGTGTCCTTCTTCGGTATTTCGCTCCACGTTCTGGTCCAATTGCAACGCCTGGCGGGAGCCGATGTGGTCGTCATCCCCTCTCCCTGGGGCACCTTCATCATGAGTGATGAAGACCATCGCCGTAACGTCGAGGCGTCTCTGGTGGCCTCGCACGACCTGGCCCCGATCTGGCCCGGCCTATCGGGAGGCAAATCCGTAGGCACCCTGCTTAGATGCTATCAATCGGTCGGCAGCGAGGATTTCATGTTCATCGTTGGCTCGGCCTTGTTCCATCATCCCCTCGGCGTTGAGGCAGGCGCGAGAAGCCTGCTTCAGGCCTGGGAAGCAACGCAGCAGGGCATCGAACTCGACCATTATGCAAAAGATCATAAAGAACTTCGGGCCGCCGTCAGCCATTTCAAACAACAGCATACCCAACATGCCGAGAGTTGAAGATGAGGTACCGAAAGCTGGGCCGCACCGACCTGAGAGTGAGCGAAATCGGCTTCGGGACGCAAACGATAGGGGGGCCTACCCTGCTGGGGAAAAAGCAGGTCGGTTGGGGATGCACCGACGACAAAACGTCCCTGGCCGCCCTTCACGCCTGCCTTGATCACGGCGTTACTTTTATCGATACCGCCGACGTCTACGGCTGGGGGCATGCCGAAACGCTGGTTGGCAAGGCCTTCAAGCATCATCGTGATCGCCTGGTGATCGCCACCAAGGCCGGGTATCGGGTGGGCCAAAACGGCGGAGGTTTCAAGGATTACAGCCCCGGCTACCTCAAGCAAGCGGTCGAAGCCAGCCTGCGACGGCTTCGGACCGATTACATCGACCTGTTCCAACTCCACAGCGTACCTGACGATTTTGAGATCCCAGAGCAGTCGCTCGAAGCGCTGGAGGGGCTGCGCGAAGCGGGCAAGATCCGCTATTACGGTGCGTCGATGGCGAAACTGGAGATGGGTATCCCGATGGTTGAAGCGACACAGATATATGCGATTCAGGTTGAATACAACCTGTTGCACGAGGCCCCCGCCAGGGCGTTGTCGCCTAAAGCATTGGAACGGGGTGTGGGCCTCGTCGTCAAAGCACCGCTGGGAACCGGCTTCTTGTGTGGGAAATACCGGGAGCCAGGGATGCGCTTTCCTGCGGACGACATCAGAAGCAACATGCCACAGGCCGAAGTAATTGAGAGAACGTTTCTCCCTACTTTATTCAGGACCTGGGGTGGTGCCATATGAGCCATGTCTTCATCTGCTACAGCCGCGAAGACTTCGATTTCGCCGAACTCTTAAGGGAAAAAATCGAAGCAGCAGGTCTCAAGGTTTGGCAAGACCTGAACGGACTGCGCGCGGGCGAAGATTGGCGTGATGACATTGACCAAGCCATCAGGGAAGCCTTCGCGCTAATCGCGGTAATGACGCCGGAGGCGAATGCGTCCGCGTACGTCTCTTACGAATGGGCTTTTGCTTTGGGCGTCGGGGTGAAGGTATTTCCTGTGATACGCAAACCCACCGAGCTGCATTCTAGACTGGAGGGGATCCAATTCCTGAACTTCCCTGACATCAAAGCCCGTCCCTGGGATGATCTGGTCGAGGTGCTACGAGACGCGCAGAGTCACCATACCCCCTCTGGCATTCAAAGAGCAATTAATGTAGATGCCTACATACAACGCATTATATATGATTACGAGTTTTTCGAGGAAAACAGGGACAATAAGCGAACACCCGCCATCGAACTCATGGAGCGCGACAATCTAAAGGCACACTATGTTTCTTTGTATGTCAGAGATATAGA
The sequence above is a segment of the Gammaproteobacteria bacterium genome. Coding sequences within it:
- a CDS encoding RuBisCO large subunit C-terminal-like domain-containing protein, which translates into the protein MGLDIISEEDHPTLNTYVDLPRFGTGPVYTRFMTQIAFPIANFRASLAGLINTIAGEPHHTGYFSALKIIDVKLPETYVCDFQGPQFGVQKIRERLNVYDRPLFCGPVKPSVGLTPDEFASQAYKAFKGGIDIVKDDELIVDTAYCPFEERVRKTMDAVKRIEDETGRARLYVAHISADYDQMKRYYETALRYNVDAVMVSPMIVGFPSLQWLSREEGLPVFSHNACMSMATRVSFFGISLHVLVQLQRLAGADVVVIPSPWGTFIMSDEDHRRNVEASLVASHDLAPIWPGLSGGKSVGTLLRCYQSVGSEDFMFIVGSALFHHPLGVEAGARSLLQAWEATQQGIELDHYAKDHKELRAAVSHFKQQHTQHAES
- a CDS encoding aldo/keto reductase, translating into MRYRKLGRTDLRVSEIGFGTQTIGGPTLLGKKQVGWGCTDDKTSLAALHACLDHGVTFIDTADVYGWGHAETLVGKAFKHHRDRLVIATKAGYRVGQNGGGFKDYSPGYLKQAVEASLRRLRTDYIDLFQLHSVPDDFEIPEQSLEALEGLREAGKIRYYGASMAKLEMGIPMVEATQIYAIQVEYNLLHEAPARALSPKALERGVGLVVKAPLGTGFLCGKYREPGMRFPADDIRSNMPQAEVIERTFLPTLFRTWGGAI
- a CDS encoding TIR domain-containing protein, whose protein sequence is MSHVFICYSREDFDFAELLREKIEAAGLKVWQDLNGLRAGEDWRDDIDQAIREAFALIAVMTPEANASAYVSYEWAFALGVGVKVFPVIRKPTELHSRLEGIQFLNFPDIKARPWDDLVEVLRDAQSHHTPSGIQRAINVDAYIQRIIYDYEFFEENRDNKRTPAIELMERDNLKAHYVSLYVRDIDGARLGSIDEFVNTWLEDSESNHLSILGDYGTGKSSFCLNLTYNLAKKYRADPVKNRIPIFISLSKHSRVEDLPNLIDRLFIQQYNISITYDDFHRLMTDGKVL